A stretch of Arcobacter sp. LA11 DNA encodes these proteins:
- a CDS encoding chloride channel protein, which yields MKKHFIEQSLIFFSVTKWVLLSSAIGVVIGAIVTFFLNAIHKSEEAQSFLPFQSYYLLPLGLVITVFLVRKFAPNATGHGTEKVIEAVHRKNGKIDFAVIPIKLVTTIVTMFTGGSVGKEGPGAQIGAGAASAISQLFKFSEKDRKKLVICGISAGFASVFGTPISGAIFGVEVLIVGIIMYDVLLPSFIAGFAAYTTAKYLGVHYSYYIMEFNSISFNPTLILQVILAGLFFGIVSDFLITVLRRTEMGIKRININIYLKAFLGGTFLVLLSFVVGDQYFGLGLDTISTLFYSDPALSEDVPWYAFIAKTIYTSITLGAGGSGGVITPIFYVGATSGHMFGTFIGENISLFAALGLVSVLAGTTNSPIAATIMAVELFGIDIAHYAAVSAVITFLITGHRSVFQSQVLKMSKSDMLNIEFGEDITQSNIDLSVKSKAKVASFKRRMDWRAEK from the coding sequence ATGAAAAAACATTTTATTGAACAATCTCTTATCTTTTTTAGCGTTACAAAGTGGGTACTTTTATCATCTGCAATTGGTGTAGTAATCGGTGCAATAGTTACATTTTTTTTAAATGCAATTCATAAATCAGAAGAAGCTCAATCCTTTTTACCTTTTCAATCTTATTATTTATTACCATTAGGACTTGTAATAACAGTTTTTTTAGTTAGAAAATTTGCACCAAATGCAACTGGACATGGAACTGAAAAAGTAATTGAAGCAGTCCACAGAAAAAATGGAAAAATTGATTTTGCAGTAATTCCTATAAAATTAGTAACTACTATTGTAACAATGTTTACAGGTGGTTCAGTAGGGAAAGAAGGGCCTGGCGCACAAATAGGTGCTGGAGCGGCATCTGCAATATCTCAACTTTTTAAATTTTCAGAAAAAGATAGAAAGAAGCTTGTAATATGTGGTATAAGTGCAGGATTTGCTTCTGTATTTGGAACACCCATTTCAGGTGCTATTTTTGGTGTTGAAGTTTTAATTGTAGGTATCATCATGTATGATGTTCTTCTTCCTTCTTTTATAGCAGGTTTTGCAGCATATACGACTGCAAAATATTTAGGAGTTCATTATAGCTATTATATAATGGAATTTAACTCAATAAGTTTTAACCCTACTCTAATTTTACAAGTAATTCTTGCAGGTCTGTTTTTTGGTATTGTTTCAGATTTTTTAATTACAGTATTAAGAAGAACAGAGATGGGAATAAAAAGAATAAATATTAATATCTATCTAAAAGCTTTTTTAGGTGGTACATTTTTAGTTTTATTATCATTTGTAGTAGGAGACCAATACTTTGGATTAGGTCTTGATACAATATCAACACTTTTTTATAGTGATCCAGCATTATCAGAAGATGTACCATGGTATGCCTTTATAGCTAAGACTATTTACACCTCCATAACTCTTGGAGCTGGCGGTAGTGGGGGAGTTATTACCCCAATATTTTATGTAGGTGCAACAAGTGGACATATGTTTGGTACTTTCATAGGCGAAAACATTTCACTTTTTGCTGCACTTGGACTTGTAAGTGTACTAGCAGGAACAACAAACTCACCAATTGCTGCAACAATTATGGCAGTTGAACTTTTTGGAATAGATATCGCTCATTATGCAGCAGTTAGCGCAGTAATTACATTTTTGATTACTGGACATAGAAGTGTTTTCCAATCTCAAGTTTTAAAGATGTCAAAATCAGATATGCTAAATATTGAATTTGGAGAAGATATAACCCAGAGCAATATAGACCTAAGTGTCAAAAGTAAAGCCAAAGTAGCAAGCTTTAAAAGAAGAATGGACTGGAGAGCAGAAAAATAA
- a CDS encoding methyltransferase: MSTVRFLYQTIEFDNMDIHLKTLRDKQQYDEKYDKKNIEGLSSANWSIFGVLWPSSKVLANLMQDYDLENKRILEVGGGIALSSLILNHRNADITVTDFNPEVKKFLDVNSKLNDDRDIPFICANWIDSDDELGLFDLIIGSDILYEQFHLEDLSRFLDDHTAEKCKIIVVDPGRGNHSKFSKMMVSLGYKHTQYKPQNTEEYLDTPFKGEVIEYHK, encoded by the coding sequence ATGTCAACGGTTCGATTTTTATATCAGACTATAGAATTTGATAATATGGATATTCATCTGAAAACTCTTCGAGATAAACAACAATATGATGAAAAATATGATAAAAAAAATATTGAAGGTTTGTCTTCTGCAAATTGGTCTATATTTGGTGTATTGTGGCCATCTAGCAAGGTATTAGCAAATTTGATGCAAGATTATGATTTAGAAAACAAGCGAATACTAGAAGTAGGAGGAGGAATTGCTCTTTCAAGTTTGATTTTAAATCATAGAAATGCGGATATTACTGTAACAGATTTTAATCCAGAAGTTAAAAAATTTCTTGACGTAAATAGTAAATTAAATGATGATAGAGATATCCCTTTTATATGTGCAAATTGGATTGATAGTGATGATGAACTTGGACTCTTTGATTTAATCATTGGAAGTGATATTTTATATGAACAGTTTCATTTAGAAGACTTATCAAGATTTTTAGATGATCATACAGCTGAAAAATGTAAGATAATAGTAGTTGATCCTGGACGAGGCAATCATTCAAAATTTAGTAAAATGATGGTTTCTTTAGGCTATAAACATACTCAATATAAACCTCAAAATACAGAAGAGTATTTAGATACACCCTTTAAAGGTGAAGTTATTGAGTATCATAAATAG
- a CDS encoding DUF234 domain-containing protein: MHNLKKIIKGFPIISNNQPLLEQFQRFCEKNNPKDLESAVNYFAVFGGLDVKIDMTKPLRSLIIRHILNDYYDIQEYIGKLTKNSAPFHKVLTGIALGDRRTNSAFKRADIEYDEGIKAIYELEELEIISTETAMDHLTNNFEENDVSDKLLFTTPFLRFWFAFVSPLYRGIKREEYDECFERFNNYQAEFMGLIFEQLCHEYIKETFKDDAIEEIGRYWDEDKNELDLIAQTESGKIIIGSCKYSNNKVKKNELNRLKNICEKLDLVPDYVTLFSKKGFTNELKSEKGQSLKLCTAKSLKALYIS; encoded by the coding sequence TTGCACAATTTAAAGAAAATAATAAAAGGCTTTCCCATTATTTCAAATAACCAACCACTATTAGAACAATTTCAAAGATTTTGTGAAAAAAATAATCCAAAGGATTTAGAATCTGCAGTAAACTATTTTGCAGTTTTTGGAGGATTAGATGTTAAGATTGATATGACTAAACCGCTTAGAAGTTTAATCATAAGACATATTTTAAATGATTACTATGATATTCAAGAATATATAGGAAAACTTACAAAAAATTCTGCACCATTTCATAAAGTATTAACTGGCATTGCATTAGGTGATAGAAGAACTAATTCTGCATTTAAAAGAGCTGATATTGAATATGATGAAGGAATAAAAGCTATTTATGAACTTGAAGAATTGGAGATAATCTCAACTGAAACTGCTATGGACCATCTTACAAATAATTTTGAAGAAAATGATGTTTCAGATAAACTTCTTTTTACTACACCATTTTTAAGATTTTGGTTTGCTTTTGTGTCTCCTTTATATAGAGGTATAAAAAGAGAAGAGTATGACGAATGTTTTGAAAGATTTAATAACTATCAAGCAGAATTCATGGGTCTTATTTTTGAACAGCTTTGTCATGAATATATTAAAGAAACTTTTAAAGATGATGCAATTGAAGAAATCGGAAGATATTGGGATGAAGATAAAAATGAACTTGACCTAATAGCTCAAACAGAATCTGGAAAAATCATAATTGGAAGTTGTAAATATAGTAATAATAAAGTTAAGAAAAATGAATTAAATAGGTTAAAAAATATTTGTGAGAAACTTGACCTTGTACCTGATTATGTAACACTATTTTCAAAAAAAGGTTTTACAAATGAACTTAAAAGCGAAAAAGGTCAAAGTCTAAAACTATGTACTGCAAAAAGTTTAAAAGCACTATATATAAGCTAG
- a CDS encoding FkbM family methyltransferase, which yields MDLINIDYINEKDYKLVEEFINSTTRKKFILGINKLTKSVQKYVNVDGIIDDFTRVHSSRKKSIYKIEDVPNDALILSTSSGSPLEVKESLDARGFENINYLAFYKYSNYDLAKPPFITDFKEDYKKNKEKYLKVYNLLDDKKSREVFTKVINFKISFDLDFMQGFTNSHEEQYFDKELIPSIKNIVFVDGGAYIGDTIPNIIKNFPDFKKIYCIEPNDLHISIAKKNFHLQENIEFINCGLGNKKQESNQVQEFQDNCEHDYQAENIDTIDNLIKEKIDFIKLDIEGAEQDALLGAKNTIEKYHPFLAICIYHKAEDWYKIPQIVLDINSEYYIYLRHYMEGIYETVMYFIPQKHVI from the coding sequence TTGGATTTAATAAATATTGATTATATCAATGAAAAAGATTATAAACTAGTTGAAGAATTTATAAATTCAACTACAAGAAAAAAATTTATTTTAGGAATAAATAAACTTACAAAATCTGTTCAAAAATATGTAAATGTAGATGGAATAATAGATGACTTTACAAGAGTACATAGTTCAAGAAAAAAATCAATTTATAAAATAGAAGATGTTCCAAATGATGCTTTGATACTTTCAACTTCTTCGGGAAGTCCTTTAGAAGTAAAAGAAAGTCTTGATGCTAGAGGATTTGAAAATATTAATTATTTGGCATTTTATAAATATTCAAACTATGATTTAGCTAAACCACCTTTTATTACAGACTTTAAAGAAGATTATAAAAAAAATAAAGAAAAGTATTTAAAAGTTTATAATTTACTAGATGATAAAAAATCAAGAGAGGTTTTTACTAAAGTAATTAATTTTAAGATAAGTTTTGACTTGGATTTTATGCAAGGTTTTACAAATAGCCATGAAGAACAATATTTTGATAAAGAGCTGATTCCTTCAATTAAAAATATTGTATTTGTTGATGGTGGGGCATATATTGGAGATACTATACCTAATATTATAAAAAACTTTCCAGATTTTAAAAAAATATATTGTATAGAACCAAATGATTTGCATATTAGCATCGCAAAAAAGAATTTCCATCTTCAAGAAAATATAGAGTTTATAAATTGTGGTTTAGGAAATAAAAAGCAAGAATCTAATCAAGTACAAGAATTCCAAGATAACTGTGAACATGATTATCAAGCGGAAAATATTGATACGATTGATAATTTAATAAAAGAAAAAATAGATTTCATAAAATTAGATATAGAAGGTGCAGAACAAGATGCTCTTCTAGGCGCAAAAAATACAATAGAAAAATATCATCCATTTCTTGCAATTTGTATTTATCATAAAGCAGAAGATTGGTATAAAATACCCCAAATAGTGTTAGATATAAATTCTGAGTATTATATTTATTTAAGACATTATATGGAAGGAATTTATGAAACTGTGATGTATTTTATCCCTCAAAAACATGTTATATAA